Proteins encoded by one window of Synechococcus sp. WH 7805:
- a CDS encoding ABC transporter ATP-binding protein, with amino-acid sequence MLTPSEAGFRRLLPLLRPHSVQLLWGALSMILFVSSWPLLMNLVGRLIPALGSGDLSIVLPVIGLVLVVFLLQKLAQFAQDSLLAGPALQVSQSLRRDLFQQLQQVELGALEKLSAGDLTYRLTEDADRVSEVIYKTLHDTIPSALQLLAVLGYMLWLDWKLTLAIFLLAPLIIWLISLFGGRVMAATERSQKKVSELAGLLGEAIEGLPLVRAFAAEPWLQGRFEQEIDQHRRARYNTYRLVALQHPVVGIIEVLGIAVVLVLAAYRLSNGDLDSKGLTSYVTGLVVLIDPIAHLTTNYNEFQQGQASLRRLRAIEREPSEPSDPDPALPLDRLRGDLVFENVQFGYRSDQPVLHDLNLKIEAGSVVALVGPSGAGKSTLFSLVLRFNTAQSGQVLLDGKNLAQVRARDLRQQVALVPQRSSVFSGSIAEAIRFGRAASQEQVMEAARLANAHDFIINLPEGYATHLEERGTNVSGGQLQRIAIARAVLGDPAVMLLDEATSALDAEAEAAVQVGLRQAMRGRTVLVIAHRLATVQEADRIVVLEKGSIIEQGTHDALMKQYGRYRELCQKQMIREEIC; translated from the coding sequence ATGCTGACCCCTTCCGAAGCCGGATTCCGCAGACTTCTTCCCCTCCTGCGGCCGCATTCCGTCCAGTTGCTTTGGGGTGCGCTCAGCATGATCCTTTTTGTTAGCAGCTGGCCGCTGTTGATGAATCTGGTGGGGCGCCTGATCCCTGCTCTTGGCTCCGGTGATTTGTCGATCGTTCTTCCGGTGATCGGGCTTGTTCTGGTGGTTTTTCTGCTTCAGAAGCTGGCTCAGTTTGCCCAGGATTCTTTGTTGGCCGGTCCAGCACTGCAGGTCAGCCAGAGCTTGCGCAGGGATCTCTTCCAGCAGCTTCAGCAGGTGGAGCTCGGTGCCCTGGAGAAGCTTTCGGCTGGGGATCTCACGTACCGGCTGACTGAAGACGCAGACCGTGTCAGTGAAGTGATCTACAAAACTCTCCACGACACGATCCCCAGCGCCCTTCAGCTTCTGGCTGTTCTGGGTTACATGCTGTGGCTCGACTGGAAACTCACCCTGGCGATTTTTCTGCTGGCGCCGCTGATCATTTGGTTGATCAGTCTGTTTGGTGGGAGGGTCATGGCCGCCACCGAACGCAGTCAGAAAAAAGTCAGTGAGTTGGCTGGTCTTCTCGGCGAAGCGATTGAGGGCTTGCCCTTGGTCCGGGCTTTTGCGGCAGAACCTTGGTTGCAGGGTCGCTTCGAACAGGAGATCGATCAGCACAGGCGGGCCCGCTACAACACTTACAGGTTGGTTGCCCTGCAACATCCTGTTGTTGGAATCATTGAAGTGCTCGGTATTGCAGTGGTTCTCGTTCTCGCTGCTTACAGGCTGAGCAATGGTGATCTTGATAGCAAGGGGCTCACCAGCTATGTAACGGGTCTCGTGGTGCTGATCGACCCCATCGCGCACCTCACCACGAACTACAACGAGTTTCAGCAAGGTCAGGCCTCGTTGCGCCGTCTGAGGGCGATCGAACGGGAGCCTTCAGAGCCGTCTGATCCCGATCCGGCTCTTCCCCTGGATCGCCTTCGCGGTGATCTTGTCTTCGAGAATGTGCAGTTCGGTTATCGCTCCGATCAACCTGTTCTGCATGACCTCAACCTCAAGATAGAAGCGGGAAGTGTCGTGGCCCTGGTGGGTCCTTCGGGTGCCGGCAAGAGCACATTGTTTTCATTGGTGTTGCGCTTCAACACAGCACAGAGCGGCCAGGTTCTGCTTGACGGCAAGAATCTGGCCCAAGTGAGAGCCCGGGACTTGCGCCAGCAGGTGGCCCTGGTTCCGCAGCGAAGCAGCGTGTTCTCAGGCAGCATCGCCGAGGCCATTCGCTTTGGCCGAGCTGCGAGCCAAGAGCAGGTCATGGAGGCAGCCCGTCTGGCGAATGCCCACGATTTCATCATCAACCTGCCGGAGGGATACGCGACCCATCTGGAAGAGAGAGGAACCAATGTGTCCGGGGGACAGCTTCAGCGCATTGCCATCGCCCGCGCCGTTCTTGGAGACCCTGCGGTGATGTTGCTTGATGAAGCCACCAGTGCTCTTGATGCTGAAGCGGAAGCAGCAGTTCAGGTTGGTCTTCGCCAGGCCATGCGGGGGCGCACGGTGCTGGTGATCGCTCACCGTCTGGCAACCGTACAAGAGGCGGATCGGATCGTTGTTCTCGAGAAGGGTTCGATCATCGAGCAGGGAACGCACGATGCTCTGATGAAACAGTACGGGCGTTACCGGGAATTGTGTCAAAAACAGATGATTCGAGAGGAAATTTGCTAA
- the tpiA gene encoding triose-phosphate isomerase — MRKPVIAGNWKMHMTCAQTRDWMGTFLPLIAETPDDRHLVVAPPFTAISTLATVGAGSRVEISSQNVHWEGHGAYTGEISPAMLQEHGVSYAIVGHSEPRKYFSESDEQINHRARSAQAHDLIPIVCVGESDEQRSRGEAERVIRRQVEQGLEGLDPARLVVAYEPIWAIGTGKTCESAEANRICGLIRSWVGSPDLIIQYGGSVKPANIDELMGMSDIDGVLVGGASLDPEGFARIANYQKA; from the coding sequence GTGCGCAAACCGGTGATCGCAGGCAACTGGAAGATGCACATGACCTGTGCCCAGACCCGGGACTGGATGGGTACGTTCCTACCCCTGATCGCTGAGACCCCGGATGACCGTCACTTGGTGGTGGCACCGCCCTTCACCGCGATCAGCACATTGGCGACTGTGGGAGCTGGGAGTCGGGTTGAAATCTCGAGTCAAAATGTGCACTGGGAAGGCCACGGGGCCTACACAGGCGAGATCTCACCAGCGATGCTTCAGGAGCATGGCGTGAGTTACGCCATTGTTGGCCACAGCGAGCCTCGTAAATACTTCAGCGAAAGTGACGAACAGATCAATCACAGGGCTCGTTCAGCGCAAGCTCACGACCTGATCCCCATCGTGTGCGTAGGCGAGAGCGATGAGCAACGCAGCCGTGGTGAGGCGGAACGAGTCATCCGTCGACAGGTGGAACAGGGCCTTGAAGGTCTCGATCCGGCTCGGTTGGTCGTGGCCTACGAACCAATCTGGGCCATCGGTACGGGAAAAACCTGTGAATCCGCGGAGGCGAATCGAATCTGTGGACTGATTCGAAGCTGGGTGGGTTCTCCTGATCTGATCATTCAGTACGGAGGTTCGGTGAAGCCGGCAAACATCGATGAGCTCATGGGCATGAGCGACATTGATGGTGTGCTGGTCGGTGGAGCATCACTTGACCCGGAGGGCTTCGCGAGAATCGCGAACTACCAGAAAGCCTGA
- a CDS encoding alanine:cation symporter family protein: MAVDKNQHSESTDQSGDGEVSTFQGLMTVLAATIDAGGQGTVFWMWLAALLGIATKYFECMLAGFGISNGVQSLEMAGVLSSYGIPDCRRNSTHWLSGWCCSSFNGWDSSSTSGNCAGCLHS; the protein is encoded by the coding sequence TTGGCCGTTGACAAAAATCAGCATTCGGAAAGTACCGATCAGTCGGGAGATGGAGAGGTCAGCACCTTTCAGGGATTGATGACTGTGCTTGCAGCAACAATCGACGCCGGGGGACAAGGGACTGTGTTTTGGATGTGGCTCGCTGCATTGCTTGGGATCGCCACGAAATATTTCGAGTGCATGTTGGCTGGATTCGGGATCAGCAATGGCGTGCAATCCCTTGAGATGGCGGGCGTTCTCAGCAGCTACGGAATCCCAGATTGTCGGAGGAATTCGACGCATTGGCTAAGTGGCTGGTGTTGTAGTTCCTTTAATGGCTGGGATTCCAGCAGCACTTCAGGTAATTGTGCAGGATGCCTTCACAGCTAA
- a CDS encoding ABC transporter transmembrane domain-containing protein encodes MVTVNLAGAMKSKHQSLNSKLMKYLHPAVSKPTGSIINFLNQKNISPLQETNWESYQLKPIIVASIIINILELASPLYINIVYTSILPSESVSSLIVLTVIVVTLMIINGWIKSVRLSLIGDGGARIDHKKRLEAISHFLQIDMNDFFKLSPTQHIQRLSAINILKDESSLQSLITAIDLIFSVLFIIVLFMIGGAVGFTAIGGIAIYLFKAFKFSKEYEEISRSRDLIDLQTRSFHEEVIEAADLIKANGLQQKMIVESEIYQDRRAHERMRQNQQSGIFQAFGSLTGQLTFSTGITLGAFLVITDNLSVGALAASILLLGKILTPWQQAMNLLNSYRRIAHSRDEYKSLMSIPITSKPGKKSIGDWHYIKINKNKDIAITAEEGEIILIKDQLHGENTRHIFLEIAGIKQSNGLLINDINVEEISSDHLKEYIAYIDPSRSFFKGTLLENLTGFQFKKNRRLALFWSMLSGLDEEVRKLPDGYNTQMSDTTSNILSRDTEAIAHIVTALSQDPKLIMIDLSNYSYGKQFVDRLEKILKRCELGKIVLIGGGGPVFSKITKKSLYLQETSKEVLQ; translated from the coding sequence GTGGTAACCGTCAATCTTGCCGGAGCAATGAAATCAAAACACCAATCGCTTAATAGTAAGTTAATGAAATATCTGCACCCAGCTGTATCGAAACCAACCGGATCAATAATTAATTTTCTCAATCAAAAGAACATCAGCCCATTACAAGAAACAAATTGGGAAAGCTACCAATTAAAACCGATAATAGTAGCTTCAATCATCATCAATATTTTAGAGCTTGCATCGCCTTTATACATTAACATTGTCTACACCTCGATTCTACCTTCAGAATCCGTATCAAGCCTAATCGTACTGACAGTGATTGTCGTCACACTGATGATTATCAATGGATGGATCAAATCCGTTCGACTGTCCTTGATTGGAGACGGAGGCGCAAGAATTGATCACAAAAAGAGGCTCGAAGCAATCTCACATTTTTTACAGATAGACATGAATGATTTTTTTAAACTTAGTCCAACACAACACATCCAGAGATTATCAGCAATTAATATACTCAAGGACGAAAGTTCTCTGCAATCTCTAATAACAGCCATTGATTTGATATTTTCAGTTTTATTCATTATCGTGCTCTTTATGATTGGGGGTGCTGTCGGATTTACGGCCATAGGAGGTATCGCAATCTATTTATTCAAAGCATTCAAATTCTCCAAAGAGTATGAGGAGATATCGCGTTCTCGCGATCTAATCGATTTACAAACACGGTCGTTTCATGAGGAAGTAATTGAAGCGGCGGACTTAATCAAGGCTAACGGACTTCAACAAAAAATGATTGTGGAGAGTGAAATTTATCAAGACAGGCGTGCACACGAACGTATGCGACAAAATCAACAGTCCGGTATATTCCAAGCCTTTGGTTCCTTAACTGGACAGCTAACTTTCTCGACAGGAATCACATTGGGTGCATTCTTAGTTATTACAGATAATTTGAGTGTAGGTGCTCTGGCAGCTTCAATTCTTCTTCTAGGCAAAATTCTTACTCCATGGCAGCAAGCAATGAATCTATTGAACAGCTACCGTCGGATAGCCCATTCAAGGGATGAATATAAATCATTAATGTCAATACCAATAACATCAAAACCAGGGAAGAAATCAATAGGAGACTGGCATTATATAAAGATCAATAAAAACAAAGATATCGCTATAACCGCAGAGGAGGGTGAGATAATATTAATCAAAGATCAACTCCACGGTGAAAACACTCGTCATATATTTTTGGAGATTGCAGGAATCAAACAAAGCAATGGGTTGTTAATCAATGATATCAATGTGGAAGAAATTTCAAGCGATCATCTAAAAGAATATATTGCATATATTGATCCCTCACGATCATTTTTCAAGGGTACTTTACTAGAAAATTTAACAGGATTCCAATTTAAGAAAAATCGTAGACTTGCACTTTTTTGGTCAATGCTCAGCGGACTTGATGAAGAAGTTAGAAAACTACCTGATGGTTACAATACACAAATGAGTGATACTACGTCAAATATACTTTCTCGAGATACAGAAGCAATTGCCCACATTGTCACAGCATTAAGTCAAGATCCCAAATTAATAATGATCGATTTATCAAACTACTCCTACGGCAAACAATTTGTTGATAGACTCGAGAAAATATTAAAAAGATGTGAGCTCGGAAAAATTGTTTTAATCGGAGGAGGAGGCCCTGTTTTTTCTAAAATTACAAAAAAATCATTGTATCTACAAGAAACATCTAAGGAGGTACTTCAATGA
- the folP gene encoding dihydropteroate synthase, which produces MRHPTCWGQRPAVMGVINLTPDSFSDGGQFNGEDQATREADRQIRDGADVLDLGAQSTRPGADEVGAEEELRRLIPCLKAIRHAHPNAIISVDTFLAAVASAALDAGADWINDVSGGLHDSAMLPLIAEAGCPYVLMHSRGNSATMDSCTNYGTEGVVNAVRRELRDRTKQALNEGVNQAQLIWDPGLGFAKDDEQNLELIRRLEDLKNDGIPLLLGPSRKRFIGAVLNQPQPKARIWGTAAVCARAQSAGVHVLRIHDVGPIHQVVTMGAAIKRKP; this is translated from the coding sequence ATGCGCCATCCCACCTGCTGGGGACAAAGACCAGCTGTGATGGGTGTGATTAACCTCACCCCAGACTCCTTCAGTGATGGAGGCCAGTTCAACGGTGAGGATCAGGCCACAAGAGAAGCCGATCGACAGATCCGTGATGGAGCCGATGTGCTCGATCTTGGTGCTCAAAGCACGCGACCTGGGGCCGACGAAGTGGGTGCGGAAGAGGAACTCAGACGTCTGATCCCCTGCCTCAAAGCGATCAGACACGCCCATCCAAATGCCATCATTTCCGTCGACACGTTCCTGGCTGCTGTGGCTTCAGCGGCACTCGATGCAGGTGCCGACTGGATCAATGATGTCAGCGGAGGCCTCCACGATTCAGCCATGCTTCCGCTCATTGCTGAAGCGGGATGTCCTTATGTGTTGATGCACAGCCGGGGAAACAGCGCAACGATGGACTCTTGCACCAATTACGGGACGGAGGGTGTGGTGAACGCAGTCCGGCGAGAACTGAGAGATCGCACCAAGCAAGCCCTGAACGAAGGGGTGAATCAGGCGCAACTGATTTGGGATCCAGGCCTTGGTTTTGCCAAAGACGATGAACAAAACTTGGAACTGATCCGCCGGCTCGAAGACCTCAAAAACGATGGCATTCCGTTGTTGCTGGGCCCCTCACGAAAACGTTTCATCGGCGCGGTTTTAAACCAGCCACAACCCAAAGCAAGAATCTGGGGGACTGCTGCAGTCTGTGCCCGTGCACAATCCGCAGGCGTGCATGTCTTGCGGATCCACGATGTAGGTCCGATCCATCAAGTGGTGACCATGGGGGCTGCAATCAAACGAAAGCCATGA
- a CDS encoding RNA-binding S4 domain-containing protein: MASRRTALMKLDQFLKWQGWVSTGGEAKLRIRDGQVLVNGIVESRRGRQLAAGDQVELGGETATVPEEPQAGP, from the coding sequence ATGGCATCCAGACGCACTGCCCTGATGAAGCTCGATCAGTTCCTCAAATGGCAGGGATGGGTTTCCACAGGAGGCGAGGCCAAACTGCGTATCCGCGATGGCCAGGTGCTGGTCAACGGCATTGTGGAATCCCGACGAGGCAGGCAGCTGGCCGCGGGAGATCAAGTCGAACTTGGAGGAGAAACCGCCACAGTCCCTGAAGAGCCTCAGGCAGGGCCTTAA
- a CDS encoding thiol-disulfide oxidoreductase DCC family protein, whose product MRTGIELTILYDGGCPLCLREVNFLQRRDQWERLKFVDVNETEYSPEHFRNITYRQAMERIHAIRSDGTILKDVAVFREAYKLINLGWIYKPTTWPLIGYFVDRLYTIWAKNRLKITGRMSLEQLCNERCVKKEI is encoded by the coding sequence ATGAGAACGGGCATCGAACTCACAATCCTTTACGACGGCGGTTGCCCACTCTGCCTCAGAGAAGTGAACTTTCTCCAAAGACGAGATCAATGGGAAAGGCTAAAATTTGTGGATGTGAATGAAACTGAGTATTCGCCCGAACACTTTCGAAACATCACGTATCGGCAAGCAATGGAACGAATTCATGCAATCCGCTCAGATGGCACTATCTTGAAGGATGTAGCCGTATTTCGCGAAGCGTACAAACTCATCAATTTAGGCTGGATTTATAAACCAACAACATGGCCATTAATCGGATACTTCGTCGACAGGCTTTACACAATATGGGCGAAAAACAGACTTAAAATAACAGGGAGAATGAGTCTGGAGCAACTGTGCAATGAGCGATGCGTCAAGAAGGAGATCTAA
- a CDS encoding DUF6447 family protein, producing the protein MSESPQKNAILTFEGKRYDLNSLSKELKELVKGMQVADAQLRMHEDTLKVLAVGRQSMAAQLNEQLKSVTPLPENG; encoded by the coding sequence ATGTCTGAATCCCCTCAAAAGAACGCCATCCTTACGTTTGAAGGAAAGCGCTATGACTTAAACAGTCTTTCTAAAGAACTGAAAGAGTTGGTCAAAGGTATGCAGGTGGCTGATGCTCAGCTCCGTATGCATGAAGACACCCTTAAAGTTCTTGCAGTTGGTCGTCAGTCCATGGCAGCTCAGCTTAATGAACAACTGAAGAGTGTGACTCCTCTGCCCGAGAACGGCTGA
- a CDS encoding sodium:alanine symporter family protein: protein MNSLLAEINGFVWGPFTLWLIGLTGFYLMLGLKFQPLLRIGFGFREAITSIRSSGGEGNVSAFKSLTTALAATIGTGNVAGVAGAIAVGGPGAVFWMWLIALVGMATKYAESLLAVHYREVDELGEHVGGPMYFIRNGLGKNWAWMGWLFAFFGALAGFGIGNGVQANAMAEALQASFGVPPLLTGIVVASITLAVLIGGIERIGQVTQIVVPVMAAVYVIGALIILVANLDQIPGALGLIFSNAFNGEAAAGGSLGVVIQRGIARGVFSNESGLGTAPIAQAAAKPGDPVLQGSVAMIGTFIDTIVICSMTALVIIISGLYSQADYVSGAKNVSLTINAFGTALPGFDWIVVFGTVFFTLTTILGWGYYSEKCLEFLAGVKAIRPFRLVWVAVVVFGSVASGGAVWTIAEILNGLMAIPNLIGLLLLSPVVFRLTRTYDFKTRQQLPTLR from the coding sequence TTGAACTCCTTGCTTGCTGAAATCAATGGTTTCGTTTGGGGCCCGTTTACCCTTTGGCTGATAGGTCTTACCGGATTCTATTTAATGTTGGGGCTGAAGTTTCAGCCCCTGCTCAGAATTGGGTTTGGATTTCGCGAAGCGATTACATCCATTCGCAGTAGTGGTGGTGAAGGTAATGTCAGTGCATTCAAAAGTCTGACAACCGCTTTAGCGGCGACGATTGGCACTGGAAATGTTGCTGGTGTTGCAGGTGCTATTGCCGTCGGTGGTCCTGGAGCCGTGTTCTGGATGTGGCTCATAGCCCTGGTGGGTATGGCCACGAAATACGCCGAGTCGCTGTTGGCAGTTCACTACCGCGAAGTGGATGAGCTGGGCGAGCACGTCGGCGGCCCGATGTATTTCATTCGCAACGGTCTTGGCAAAAATTGGGCCTGGATGGGCTGGTTGTTTGCTTTCTTTGGTGCCCTTGCTGGTTTTGGTATCGGAAATGGTGTACAAGCCAACGCGATGGCCGAAGCCCTGCAAGCGTCATTTGGGGTACCACCATTGCTCACTGGAATCGTGGTGGCCTCGATCACCTTGGCGGTTCTGATTGGTGGCATCGAGCGGATTGGTCAAGTCACTCAGATTGTTGTGCCAGTGATGGCAGCTGTGTATGTCATCGGTGCGCTAATCATTCTCGTCGCCAATCTTGACCAGATTCCTGGAGCATTGGGTCTCATTTTTTCCAATGCCTTTAATGGAGAAGCTGCTGCTGGTGGTTCGCTCGGTGTGGTGATTCAACGAGGAATTGCTCGGGGTGTGTTCTCGAATGAGTCAGGGCTTGGTACGGCACCGATTGCCCAGGCTGCAGCCAAGCCTGGTGATCCTGTTCTTCAAGGCTCTGTGGCGATGATTGGAACGTTCATCGACACCATCGTGATTTGTTCAATGACCGCTCTTGTGATCATTATCAGCGGCTTATATTCCCAGGCTGATTATGTTTCTGGGGCTAAAAATGTTTCTCTAACCATTAATGCGTTCGGAACTGCCCTTCCTGGGTTTGATTGGATTGTTGTTTTCGGCACAGTTTTCTTCACGTTGACAACGATTTTGGGATGGGGTTACTACAGCGAGAAGTGTCTTGAATTCTTGGCTGGGGTCAAGGCAATACGTCCTTTCAGGCTGGTTTGGGTTGCTGTGGTGGTATTCGGTTCTGTGGCTTCAGGCGGTGCGGTCTGGACAATTGCTGAAATTCTCAATGGACTCATGGCTATTCCCAACCTGATTGGCTTGTTGTTGTTGTCTCCCGTTGTGTTTCGCTTGACACGTACCTACGATTTCAAAACTCGCCAGCAACTACCAACGCTCCGTTGA
- a CDS encoding ATP-binding cassette domain-containing protein — MSNQLPNNSQLTKNSQLLRDLTLSTDAPLSFCIRLLLQKMNWNGNQSRLLDLFGNDPSNMDLVDARNIMFKLGYTSIQEELNSWDQLNSASLPALYLSTYQIPYVIYSDQSNQLIAANISDQTKLDLIEEDGGTIVIFREFDENKGKTTLIQEVIYRFRSRILKLYRISFAISVLALLVPFYIRVVYNQVIPSQGFLTGSGMYIGVTLLFFVDWNLRQWRSKELSEIVARLEAILGLKIIQKSLNLDQNQSSILGSKHFKNQQRGLDSLMTYLHNSLGPALLDFPFVIIYLIAIYLIAGLLVLVPVTIMAITALLVLLLGKYYDTAGKININSEISVSEAQDELVHRFLEIKQSNLEWVWIQRLRGLSAESTNSSLSINRQIGRLQILVNTSSQLASILTISTGVWIAYSNPTNAELLGTLIAAMFFVWRVFTPFQQLMNAVLRFGLMRRQFKKLDQFLKTRTTKLVNSSMNDPQLFGGIILDTAACKIGKQNIYALTRASIKINPGEIIAVTGKSGCGKSTLIGVINQICPLTQGTLLFDGRDYRQFSTETIQKNISLVMGNTKLLPGTILTNLSAMNTDVSLQQIHLILNKLQISTYIEALPKGLNTSMSESVFYQLPKGVKKMLALAQALIKDTPILLIDDFTQGLSAEQFDSFMDILPTLCQSELSGKMRSILIATDNHHILEQANQICILDNGLTTFQGSAEDLRKRLQQNA, encoded by the coding sequence ATGAGCAATCAATTACCAAATAATTCACAATTAACAAAAAACTCTCAATTACTTCGAGATCTTACTTTATCAACTGATGCACCATTGTCATTCTGTATAAGACTTTTACTGCAAAAAATGAATTGGAATGGCAACCAAAGTAGGTTGTTAGATTTATTTGGCAATGATCCATCAAACATGGATCTTGTCGATGCTCGAAATATAATGTTTAAACTTGGTTACACAAGCATTCAAGAAGAATTGAATAGTTGGGATCAACTTAACTCCGCAAGTTTACCTGCACTATATCTAAGCACCTATCAAATCCCTTATGTTATTTACTCAGACCAAAGTAATCAATTAATAGCTGCAAACATAAGTGATCAAACAAAACTAGACCTTATTGAGGAGGATGGTGGTACAATTGTAATATTCAGAGAATTTGACGAGAATAAAGGGAAAACAACGCTTATCCAAGAAGTTATTTATAGATTTCGCAGCAGAATTTTGAAACTATATCGCATTAGTTTTGCGATATCAGTACTTGCATTATTAGTTCCTTTCTATATAAGGGTTGTCTACAATCAAGTAATTCCTAGTCAGGGATTTCTAACAGGCAGTGGTATGTATATAGGAGTGACACTATTATTCTTCGTAGATTGGAATTTAAGGCAATGGAGAAGTAAAGAACTTTCAGAAATTGTTGCTCGACTTGAGGCAATTCTAGGCTTGAAGATCATTCAAAAATCACTTAATTTAGATCAAAATCAAAGTTCAATACTTGGTTCAAAACATTTTAAGAATCAACAGAGAGGCCTTGACTCCTTAATGACTTATTTACATAATTCATTAGGGCCAGCTCTTCTTGATTTTCCTTTTGTAATCATTTATTTGATAGCAATTTATTTGATTGCTGGGTTACTAGTCTTGGTACCCGTTACAATAATGGCTATAACGGCATTATTAGTCTTATTATTAGGAAAATATTATGATACTGCAGGTAAGATCAATATTAACAGCGAGATTAGCGTTTCAGAAGCTCAAGACGAGTTGGTTCATCGATTCTTAGAAATAAAGCAATCAAATCTTGAATGGGTTTGGATTCAAAGATTACGTGGATTGTCTGCAGAAAGTACCAATAGTTCACTTTCGATCAATCGTCAAATAGGTCGTTTGCAGATTCTAGTCAACACATCGTCGCAACTTGCAAGTATTCTAACAATATCAACAGGAGTTTGGATTGCCTACTCAAATCCTACAAATGCAGAACTACTGGGAACACTAATTGCGGCAATGTTTTTTGTATGGAGAGTATTTACACCATTTCAACAACTGATGAATGCCGTTTTACGTTTCGGTCTCATGCGTAGGCAATTTAAGAAACTAGACCAATTCTTAAAAACACGAACCACAAAGCTAGTTAACTCATCAATGAATGATCCGCAACTCTTTGGAGGCATCATTCTCGATACAGCAGCCTGCAAAATTGGAAAGCAAAATATATATGCACTCACACGTGCTTCTATTAAAATTAATCCAGGAGAAATAATTGCCGTTACAGGCAAATCAGGGTGTGGTAAATCCACTTTAATAGGGGTAATTAATCAAATTTGCCCTCTAACACAAGGAACATTATTGTTTGACGGAAGGGATTATCGACAATTCAGTACAGAAACAATCCAAAAGAATATATCACTTGTAATGGGAAATACAAAACTACTTCCAGGTACTATCCTTACAAACCTTTCAGCAATGAATACCGACGTTTCGTTGCAGCAGATTCATCTAATTCTAAATAAACTACAAATTTCAACGTATATAGAAGCGCTGCCAAAAGGTTTAAATACATCGATGAGTGAATCTGTTTTTTACCAGCTTCCAAAAGGGGTTAAAAAAATGTTGGCTCTTGCACAAGCCCTGATCAAGGATACGCCAATCCTTCTTATTGATGATTTTACACAGGGCCTATCAGCAGAACAATTTGATAGTTTTATGGATATACTTCCCACTTTGTGTCAGTCAGAACTCTCAGGAAAAATGCGAAGTATACTCATAGCAACTGATAATCATCATATATTAGAGCAAGCAAATCAAATATGCATTTTGGACAATGGATTAACTACTTTCCAGGGTTCAGCGGAAGATTTACGAAAACGTCTACAGCAAAATGCATAA